One Clostridium sp. CM027 genomic window carries:
- the spoIID gene encoding stage II sporulation protein D, with translation MRRVFITVHLKNILLLITAFIAFIVITSVLIVGVGNNKSINKGKNSAIKVEDNENIIKYGSLAKITKVKVFMSKENNIKELSLEEYVTGVVAAEMPADFGIEALKSQAVAARTYALAHVTEMGGTPCKNGNGADLCDTVHCQVYRTKEERIKEWGNSGEKNWNKIKMAVKGTLGQVLTYNNNLVMEPYYFATSSGKTENSEEVFSDSIPYLRSVESPGEERAGSFKSSKILKYKDLSRIINKNYNNAKVTSTNIKKQITVIDRTEAGSVKSIKVGNITMTGSKFRTMLGLKSSNFEMKFNLNNIEIDCSGYGHGVGMSQWGADAMAKDGKTYIEILTHYYQGTVISK, from the coding sequence ATGAGAAGAGTTTTTATTACAGTACATTTAAAAAATATCCTTCTATTAATAACTGCATTTATTGCATTTATAGTTATTACTTCTGTTTTAATAGTGGGGGTAGGAAATAATAAAAGTATAAATAAGGGTAAAAACTCTGCAATTAAGGTAGAAGACAATGAAAATATTATAAAATATGGTTCACTAGCCAAAATCACTAAAGTTAAAGTTTTTATGTCAAAAGAAAATAATATAAAAGAACTTAGTTTAGAAGAATATGTTACGGGAGTTGTTGCAGCGGAAATGCCAGCTGATTTTGGAATAGAAGCTTTAAAATCTCAAGCAGTGGCGGCTAGGACTTATGCTTTAGCTCATGTCACAGAAATGGGTGGAACCCCATGTAAAAATGGTAATGGAGCTGATTTATGCGATACAGTCCACTGTCAAGTTTATAGGACTAAAGAAGAGCGTATAAAAGAATGGGGAAATTCTGGTGAAAAAAATTGGAATAAGATTAAAATGGCGGTTAAAGGAACATTAGGACAAGTTTTAACATATAACAACAACTTAGTAATGGAACCTTATTATTTTGCAACTAGCAGTGGGAAAACGGAAAATTCCGAAGAGGTATTTAGCGATAGCATACCTTATTTAAGGAGTGTAGAAAGTCCAGGCGAAGAAAGAGCAGGAAGCTTTAAGAGTAGTAAAATTTTAAAGTATAAAGATCTAAGTCGAATTATAAATAAAAACTATAATAATGCTAAGGTAACCTCAACTAATATTAAGAAACAAATAACGGTAATTGATAGGACTGAGGCAGGGAGTGTTAAGAGTATTAAGGTAGGGAATATAACCATGACAGGCAGTAAGTTTAGAACAATGCTCGGTTTAAAATCATCGAATTTTGAAATGAAGTTTAATTTAAACAATATAGAAATAGATTGCAGCGGATATGGTCATGGTGTAGGGATGAGTCAATGGGGTGCGGATGCGATGGCGAAAGATGGGAAAACCTATATTGAAATATTAACTCATTATTATCAAGGGACTGTTATATCCAAATGA
- a CDS encoding F0F1 ATP synthase subunit delta produces the protein MYEYLDKRYALALYTVAEEKGKVEEYLNDLREIVSLMKNDSEFLKVIKYPQISTSAKKKMFIRIFKGKIDEDLLSFLLILIEKDRILFTAEKLKQMEKIHLERNNTLMVVVKTVIPLKETERENLRMKLYKMYDKKIIFDERLDKSVIGGVYIRVGDDVIDGTIKSKLEEMKKLMFK, from the coding sequence ATGTATGAATACTTAGATAAAAGATATGCACTTGCACTATATACAGTTGCCGAGGAAAAAGGGAAAGTTGAAGAATACTTAAATGACTTGCGAGAAATAGTTTCACTTATGAAGAATGACTCTGAGTTCCTAAAAGTTATTAAATACCCACAAATAAGTACTTCTGCAAAAAAGAAGATGTTTATTAGGATTTTTAAGGGCAAAATTGATGAAGATCTTTTATCTTTTTTACTTATTCTTATAGAAAAAGACAGAATATTGTTTACAGCAGAAAAACTTAAGCAGATGGAAAAAATCCACTTAGAGCGTAATAACACTTTAATGGTGGTGGTTAAAACAGTAATACCTCTCAAGGAAACCGAAAGAGAAAACTTGCGCATGAAATTATACAAAATGTATGATAAAAAAATCATATTTGATGAAAGATTAGATAAAAGCGTTATAGGCGGAGTGTATATAAGGGTTGGCGATGACGTTATTGATGGCACGATAAAAAGTAAATTAGAGGAAATGAAAAAATTAATGTTTAAATAG
- the atpE gene encoding ATP synthase F0 subunit C, translated as MVSTGFVAGMSAIGAGIAALGVIGGGIGTGNATAKAVEGIAKQPEASDKITRVLVIGGALSEATAIYGFLIALLLILFGVKG; from the coding sequence ATGGTTTCAACAGGATTTGTCGCAGGAATGTCAGCAATAGGAGCTGGAATAGCAGCACTTGGGGTTATAGGTGGTGGTATAGGAACAGGAAATGCTACAGCGAAGGCTGTGGAGGGTATTGCAAAACAACCAGAAGCTAGTGATAAAATAACAAGAGTGTTAGTTATAGGTGGTGCACTATCGGAGGCAACAGCTATCTATGGTTTCTTAATAGCGTTATTATTAATTTTATTCGGTGTAAAAGGTTAA
- a CDS encoding F0F1 ATP synthase subunit B, translating to MDLGNIIAAMINFLILLFIAKRYLFTPVNRILDTRKQELNSSFEQARNDKEEAKRLKIENGEKLNLAKKEGKEIVEKYKQKAEKISGELIKDAKKEALLIIERSRVEIDREREKAQSEIKKQVIDLSLVLSEKALGQHIGEEEHRRLIEDFIFKVGS from the coding sequence ATGGACTTAGGTAATATTATAGCTGCAATGATAAATTTCCTTATACTACTTTTTATTGCTAAACGTTATTTATTTACACCAGTAAATAGGATTTTAGACACAAGAAAACAAGAATTAAACTCTTCTTTTGAACAAGCGAGGAATGATAAAGAAGAAGCTAAGAGATTGAAAATAGAAAATGGTGAAAAATTAAACTTAGCAAAAAAAGAGGGTAAGGAAATAGTTGAAAAATACAAACAAAAAGCAGAAAAGATATCTGGAGAATTAATTAAAGATGCAAAAAAAGAAGCTTTGCTTATTATTGAAAGATCAAGAGTCGAAATAGATAGAGAGCGAGAAAAGGCGCAAAGTGAAATTAAAAAGCAAGTCATAGATTTATCTTTAGTATTATCTGAAAAAGCTCTTGGACAGCATATAGGTGAAGAAGAGCACAGAAGACTGATTGAGGATTTTATTTTTAAGGTAGGTAGCTAA
- the murA gene encoding UDP-N-acetylglucosamine 1-carboxyvinyltransferase, giving the protein MNKLVIKGGKKLEGEVDISASKNSVLPILAATILNGNSCTIENAPMLEDVFVICDVLKSLKADINIDKITKMVKINTTNLFNNGANDELVRKMRASFLIMGPMLGRFGNFKISLPGGCNIGTRPIDLHLKGLAALGAEVSVGHGYVEAKAKKLIGSNIYLDYPSVGATENIMMAATLAEGETIIGNAAEEPEIVDLAKFLRAMGAKIYGEGTDTIRILGVKDFKEVVYKPIYDRIEAGTFMITAAITKSLFKINGIDEIHSKPIIAKLTEMGVGIEINKNSIIVDGRKKLSPIDIKTMPYPGFPTDMQAQMMSLLCTVKGTSIITETIFENRFMHATELKRMGANIKIDGRSAVIEGIDRFTGSEVTATDLRAGAALILAGLTAEGTTTINDIYHIDRGYVSIEEKLKGLGADIERVSSHK; this is encoded by the coding sequence ATGAATAAATTAGTTATAAAAGGTGGGAAAAAATTAGAAGGTGAAGTGGATATAAGTGCATCTAAAAATTCGGTTCTTCCTATACTTGCAGCAACAATATTAAACGGTAATAGTTGTACCATTGAAAATGCTCCTATGCTTGAAGATGTATTTGTAATTTGTGATGTATTAAAATCTCTTAAAGCAGATATTAATATAGATAAAATTACTAAAATGGTGAAAATTAATACTACTAATTTATTTAATAATGGAGCTAATGATGAATTAGTTAGAAAAATGAGAGCATCTTTTTTAATAATGGGTCCTATGCTTGGAAGATTTGGAAACTTCAAAATTTCTCTGCCGGGTGGATGCAATATTGGAACTAGGCCTATCGATCTTCATTTAAAAGGATTAGCAGCTTTAGGTGCAGAAGTATCAGTAGGTCACGGGTATGTGGAAGCAAAAGCAAAAAAACTAATAGGCAGCAATATATATTTAGATTATCCGTCAGTTGGGGCAACGGAAAATATAATGATGGCAGCAACGCTAGCCGAGGGAGAAACAATAATAGGAAATGCAGCAGAAGAACCAGAAATTGTAGACCTAGCAAAGTTCTTAAGGGCTATGGGAGCAAAAATATATGGAGAAGGAACAGACACTATAAGAATTTTAGGCGTTAAAGATTTTAAAGAAGTTGTTTATAAGCCGATATATGACAGGATAGAGGCGGGTACATTTATGATAACTGCTGCAATAACGAAAAGCTTGTTTAAAATTAATGGTATTGATGAAATTCATTCAAAACCAATAATAGCAAAACTTACAGAGATGGGAGTAGGAATAGAAATTAATAAAAATAGCATAATAGTTGATGGTAGGAAAAAGTTAAGCCCAATAGATATAAAAACTATGCCATACCCTGGGTTCCCTACAGATATGCAAGCTCAGATGATGAGTTTACTGTGTACAGTAAAAGGAACGAGTATAATTACAGAAACTATTTTTGAGAATAGATTTATGCATGCCACAGAATTAAAGAGAATGGGAGCAAATATAAAAATAGATGGTAGAAGTGCCGTAATAGAAGGTATAGATAGGTTTACAGGTTCAGAAGTTACAGCTACAGATTTGAGAGCGGGAGCGGCATTAATACTTGCAGGACTTACAGCAGAGGGCACAACTACAATAAATGATATATATCATATTGATAGAGGCTATGTTTCTATTGAGGAGAAATTAAAGGGACTAGGAGCAGACATAGAAAGAGTGAGTTCTCATAAATAA
- a CDS encoding YwmB family TATA-box binding protein, whose amino-acid sequence MKRKSIALLCIVLSLIILQINVKISNAQEVVNLFDEILLQTKSKTVEYGLKTCFKTGEEPKQFCDYLVKSLELNNRKIKLNISENENSYCIEFSGENVEGYIEALKYKNENDITINISKIGNENGLVSLKNKVSTSIGYRGKNIKYFQYLKAKMGESSSSVKNEDIYGVNNRIIKVLKSHGTYNIETVSINNGLSTIAYTKKYDELVINKKSIDFNYAVCNYSSGRYIIIGTPEIITTY is encoded by the coding sequence ATGAAAAGAAAAAGTATCGCACTTTTGTGTATAGTATTAAGTCTAATTATTTTACAAATTAATGTTAAAATCTCAAATGCACAGGAGGTAGTTAATTTATTCGATGAAATATTACTCCAAACTAAAAGCAAAACTGTGGAGTATGGATTGAAAACATGCTTTAAAACTGGAGAAGAACCAAAACAATTTTGTGACTATTTAGTTAAGTCTTTAGAACTTAATAACAGAAAAATAAAATTAAACATTTCCGAAAATGAGAATTCTTATTGTATAGAGTTTTCTGGTGAAAATGTTGAAGGATATATAGAAGCATTAAAATACAAAAATGAGAATGATATAACGATAAACATAAGTAAGATAGGTAACGAAAATGGACTAGTATCTCTTAAAAATAAAGTTAGCACTAGTATTGGCTATAGAGGCAAAAACATCAAATACTTTCAATACCTAAAGGCGAAAATGGGAGAGAGTAGTTCAAGTGTTAAAAATGAAGACATTTATGGTGTTAATAATAGGATAATAAAAGTTTTGAAATCCCATGGGACTTACAATATTGAGACTGTGAGTATAAATAATGGACTAAGTACTATAGCATATACTAAAAAATACGATGAGCTGGTAATCAATAAAAAGTCAATCGATTTTAATTATGCTGTATGTAATTATTCATCTGGAAGATACATTATCATTGGTACACCTGAAATAATTACAACTTATTAA
- the atpD gene encoding F0F1 ATP synthase subunit beta: MPGHIGKVVQIIGPVIDIKFDSDSLPNIYNSIEIQMNDRVVVAEVEQHIGDDIIRAIAMEGTEGLSRGLEAVDTGSPISVPVGNVVLGRLFNVLGKPMDEMGEVKVDKYMPIHRLAPTFAEQSVEPEMFETGIKVIDLIAPYQKGGKIGLFGGAGVGKTVLIQELMNNIAKEHNGLSVFTGVGERTREGNDLYNEMKESGVISKTALVFGQMNEPPGARMRVALTGLTMSEYFRDHGQDVLLFIDNIFRFTQAGSEVSALLGRIPSAVGYQPTLATEMGQLQERITSTKQGSITSVQAVYVPADDLTDPAPATTFSHLDATTVLSRGIVELGIYPAVDPLESTSTMLDPRIVGREHYDVTIKVRRILERYKELQDIIAILGIDELSEEDKMVVLRARKVQRFLSQPFTVAEQFTGMKGKFVPVKETVRGFKEIIEGKHDDLPEAAFMFVGSIEEAVEKAKTMAG, from the coding sequence ATGCCAGGACATATAGGAAAAGTAGTTCAAATAATAGGGCCTGTTATAGATATAAAGTTTGACTCAGATAGTCTTCCCAATATTTACAACAGTATTGAAATTCAGATGAATGATAGAGTGGTTGTAGCCGAGGTTGAACAGCATATTGGTGATGATATTATAAGAGCAATAGCTATGGAAGGCACAGAGGGATTAAGCCGCGGTCTTGAGGCAGTTGATACAGGTAGTCCAATATCAGTTCCAGTTGGGAATGTAGTACTAGGAAGGCTGTTTAATGTTCTTGGAAAGCCTATGGATGAAATGGGAGAAGTTAAAGTAGATAAATATATGCCTATTCACAGGTTAGCCCCAACATTTGCAGAACAGTCTGTTGAGCCAGAAATGTTTGAAACAGGTATTAAGGTAATAGACTTAATAGCGCCATATCAAAAAGGTGGTAAAATTGGTCTTTTTGGTGGGGCAGGAGTTGGTAAAACGGTTCTTATTCAAGAACTTATGAATAATATTGCAAAAGAACATAATGGACTTTCAGTATTTACCGGAGTTGGTGAGAGGACTAGGGAAGGTAATGATCTTTATAATGAAATGAAAGAGTCAGGAGTTATATCTAAAACGGCTTTAGTTTTTGGACAGATGAATGAACCACCTGGAGCTAGAATGAGAGTTGCGTTAACAGGGCTTACCATGTCAGAATATTTTAGAGATCATGGTCAAGATGTACTTTTATTCATAGATAATATATTTAGATTTACACAAGCAGGTTCAGAGGTGTCTGCGCTACTTGGCAGAATACCAAGTGCGGTCGGGTACCAACCAACACTTGCTACGGAAATGGGACAATTACAAGAGAGAATTACATCTACAAAACAAGGATCTATTACATCTGTTCAGGCTGTATATGTACCGGCAGACGATTTAACTGATCCTGCACCAGCTACTACATTCAGTCATCTTGATGCTACTACAGTGCTTTCTAGAGGGATAGTTGAATTGGGCATTTATCCAGCGGTAGACCCACTAGAATCTACTTCAACAATGCTTGATCCTAGAATAGTTGGTAGGGAACACTATGATGTTACAATAAAAGTTAGACGTATCCTTGAAAGATATAAAGAACTTCAAGATATTATTGCAATATTAGGGATAGATGAATTATCTGAAGAGGATAAGATGGTAGTATTAAGAGCGCGAAAGGTTCAAAGGTTTTTATCTCAACCATTTACTGTAGCGGAGCAATTTACAGGAATGAAAGGTAAATTTGTACCAGTAAAAGAAACGGTAAGAGGATTTAAAGAAATCATTGAAGGAAAGCATGATGACTTACCTGAAGCGGCATTTATGTTTGTTGGATCTATAGAAGAGGCAGTAGAAAAAGCGAAAACTATGGCTGGTTAA
- the atpG gene encoding ATP synthase F1 subunit gamma, translating into MAGMGLIAIKRRIKSITNTTKITRAMGLVATSKYKKIRNKVDVNNNYLYRLEEIVKQVKDNYEDDSIYTRGNNNSKKLYVVLTSDTGLCGGFNWSVVNGLTNSIKSNKEDYNVIIVGQKGRALLKKINIETVAEYVEILDVPTQKEASTISNRALGMYSSGDVGEVYIVYKKLISALKNEVIIEKLLPLGSDNEENGSKEYVDIEAIDENAIYEITSLFLSGKMLNSMLHSKASEHRARMESMGSATNNANDILDKLNLSYNRIRQSAITQEISEIVGGAEAQR; encoded by the coding sequence ATGGCAGGTATGGGGCTTATTGCAATTAAGCGAAGAATAAAATCCATAACAAATACTACAAAAATTACCAGAGCCATGGGATTAGTTGCCACATCTAAATATAAAAAAATAAGAAATAAGGTGGATGTTAACAATAATTATCTATATAGGCTTGAGGAAATTGTTAAACAGGTTAAAGATAATTATGAAGATGATAGTATCTATACACGAGGAAACAATAACAGCAAAAAATTGTATGTTGTATTGACATCAGATACAGGTCTTTGTGGTGGATTTAATTGGTCAGTAGTTAATGGACTAACTAATAGCATAAAAAGCAATAAAGAAGATTACAATGTAATAATTGTAGGTCAAAAAGGTAGAGCTTTACTTAAAAAAATTAATATTGAAACTGTGGCTGAATACGTTGAAATTTTAGATGTGCCTACTCAAAAGGAAGCTTCTACTATTAGTAATCGTGCACTTGGTATGTATAGTAGCGGAGATGTTGGTGAAGTTTACATTGTTTATAAAAAGCTAATTTCGGCATTGAAAAATGAAGTTATAATTGAAAAGTTACTTCCTCTAGGTTCTGATAATGAAGAGAATGGCAGTAAAGAGTATGTAGATATTGAGGCAATAGATGAAAACGCAATATATGAGATTACCTCATTATTTTTAAGTGGTAAAATGCTGAATTCTATGCTGCATTCAAAAGCAAGTGAGCACAGAGCTAGAATGGAGTCTATGGGATCGGCTACTAACAACGCCAATGATATACTTGATAAACTTAATTTAAGTTATAATAGGATTAGACAAAGTGCAATTACACAAGAGATTTCAGAAATAGTTGGAGGAGCGGAAGCTCAAAGGTAA
- a CDS encoding F0F1 ATP synthase subunit epsilon, with the protein MENHIKLTILTPEKEFYSGEILSLNTESDDGRFGIFANHVPMISPLKPTVTTFTDVSGKKLKAFTSTGVLRVIQGEVEMLCSACEWPENIDVERARQAKERAEERLRHKHGIGFIRTENAILRALERIKTKG; encoded by the coding sequence ATGGAAAATCATATAAAGCTTACTATACTTACTCCGGAAAAGGAGTTTTATAGTGGTGAAATACTGAGTTTGAACACGGAGAGTGATGATGGCAGATTTGGTATTTTTGCCAATCATGTTCCTATGATATCTCCATTAAAACCTACGGTGACAACATTTACAGATGTAAGTGGTAAAAAGTTAAAAGCTTTTACATCAACGGGAGTTTTAAGAGTGATTCAAGGTGAGGTAGAAATGTTATGTAGTGCCTGTGAATGGCCAGAGAATATAGATGTTGAAAGAGCAAGGCAGGCTAAAGAAAGAGCAGAAGAAAGATTGAGACATAAGCATGGAATTGGTTTTATAAGAACAGAGAATGCTATTTTAAGAGCGCTTGAAAGAATCAAGACAAAAGGATAG
- a CDS encoding rod shape-determining protein: MFFFRMGTDMGIDLGTSTVLVYIKGKGVILKEPSVVAIDRNNNKVLAVGEEARQMIGRTPGNIVAIRPMRDGVISDYDITEKMLNHFIKKACGKRRLSSPKVVICVPCEATEVERRAVEDAGRNAGAKKVQLIEEPLAAAIGAGLDITRASGNMVIDIGGGTTDIAVISLGGMVVRESVKVAGDKFDEEIIKYIRKKHKLMIGERTAEDLKINIGCAYKQEEKTSMEIRGRDLITGLPKNLEVSSEEMREALKEAVYLIAGCAHSVLEKTPPELSADIADKGIVMTGGGALLKGLGKLIQEVTKVPVYLAEDPISCVALGTGKVLDYMDKLDNSFNGRELCLTE; this comes from the coding sequence ATGTTTTTTTTTAGAATGGGTACAGATATGGGAATAGATTTGGGTACATCTACAGTGCTTGTATATATTAAAGGAAAAGGTGTTATATTAAAAGAACCTTCTGTTGTTGCCATAGATAGAAATAATAATAAGGTATTGGCAGTAGGAGAAGAAGCTAGGCAAATGATAGGAAGGACACCAGGCAATATTGTGGCAATACGCCCTATGAGGGACGGTGTTATTTCGGATTATGACATAACTGAAAAAATGTTAAATCATTTTATCAAGAAGGCTTGTGGGAAAAGAAGGCTATCTTCTCCAAAAGTTGTAATATGTGTACCTTGCGAAGCAACGGAAGTAGAAAGAAGAGCGGTAGAAGATGCAGGTAGAAATGCCGGAGCTAAGAAAGTTCAACTTATAGAAGAACCACTAGCAGCGGCAATCGGAGCGGGACTCGATATTACTAGAGCAAGTGGTAATATGGTTATTGACATTGGTGGAGGCACGACTGATATTGCAGTTATTTCTTTAGGAGGCATGGTTGTACGTGAATCAGTTAAAGTAGCTGGTGATAAGTTTGATGAAGAGATTATAAAATATATCAGAAAAAAACATAAATTAATGATTGGTGAGAGGACTGCAGAGGATTTAAAAATCAACATAGGTTGTGCTTATAAACAAGAAGAAAAGACAAGCATGGAGATAAGAGGGAGAGATTTAATTACAGGTCTTCCTAAGAATTTAGAAGTATCATCAGAAGAAATGAGAGAAGCTTTAAAAGAGGCGGTATATTTAATAGCAGGATGTGCACATTCCGTATTAGAAAAAACACCACCTGAGCTTTCAGCAGATATAGCTGATAAAGGTATAGTTATGACTGGTGGAGGTGCATTGTTAAAAGGCTTAGGTAAGCTCATACAAGAGGTTACTAAAGTTCCGGTATATCTAGCGGAGGATCCGATTTCATGCGTAGCACTCGGAACAGGTAAAGTATTGGATTATATGGATAAGTTAGATAATTC
- the spoIIID gene encoding sporulation transcriptional regulator SpoIIID, with amino-acid sequence MKDYIEDRVLEVAKYIIESKSTIRRTAKVFGVSKSTIHKDMTERLPTINPQIASDAKTILDINKAERHIRGGRATKLKYKEAQG; translated from the coding sequence TTGAAAGACTATATTGAAGATCGAGTACTAGAAGTTGCTAAGTACATTATCGAGTCAAAATCTACAATAAGAAGAACTGCCAAAGTGTTTGGCGTTAGCAAGAGTACTATACACAAGGATATGACGGAAAGATTACCCACAATAAATCCTCAAATTGCCAGCGATGCAAAAACAATTTTGGATATAAATAAAGCTGAGCGGCATATAAGAGGCGGAAGAGCAACTAAATTGAAATATAAAGAAGCACAAGGATAA
- the atpA gene encoding F0F1 ATP synthase subunit alpha: MNIKPEEITSIIKKEIERYEKTIDTVDSGTIIQIGDGIARVYGLDECMENELLEFPNGIFGMALNLEQDNVGCVLLGPEEGIKEGDIVKRTGRVVEVPVGEALIGRVVDALGVPIDGKGPVKTTETRAVEVEAPEVIERQSVKEPLQTGIKAIDSMVPIGRGQRELIIGDRQTGKTALTIDTILNQKGKDVICIYVAIGQKQSTVAHIVNTLSEMGALDYTIVVAATASHSAPLQYLAPYAGCSMGEYFMHNGKNVLIVYDDLSKHAVAYRAMSLLLRRPPGREAYPGDIFYIHSRLLERAAKLSEKLGGGSLTALPIIETLAGDVTSYIPTNVISITDGQIFLEAELFHSGQRPAVNAGISVSRVGGNAQIKAMKQVTGTLRLELAQYRELAAFAQFGTDLDKDAKMRLEKGKRLIEILKQDQYMPVSVEKQVMIFFAGTNNHLMDIPVHQVTRFESEFLEYMDTHHREVGKAIMDNKVLDDKIKQQLIEAIDEFKKMFLVEKY; this comes from the coding sequence ATGAATATAAAACCAGAAGAAATAACATCCATAATAAAGAAAGAAATTGAAAGATATGAAAAGACGATTGACACTGTTGACTCAGGAACAATAATTCAAATAGGTGATGGAATTGCCAGAGTATATGGGTTAGATGAATGCATGGAAAATGAACTTTTAGAGTTTCCTAATGGAATATTTGGTATGGCACTAAATTTAGAACAGGATAATGTAGGATGTGTACTTTTAGGACCAGAAGAGGGCATCAAAGAAGGGGACATAGTAAAAAGAACTGGTAGAGTAGTAGAAGTTCCTGTAGGTGAGGCTTTAATAGGAAGAGTTGTAGATGCTCTAGGTGTACCAATAGACGGTAAAGGCCCAGTTAAGACTACGGAGACAAGAGCAGTAGAAGTCGAAGCGCCTGAAGTTATTGAAAGACAATCAGTTAAAGAACCACTTCAAACTGGAATAAAAGCAATAGACTCTATGGTACCAATTGGAAGAGGTCAAAGAGAACTTATAATTGGAGATAGGCAAACAGGTAAAACAGCTTTAACTATAGATACTATTTTAAATCAAAAGGGCAAAGATGTTATATGTATATATGTAGCTATTGGTCAAAAGCAATCTACTGTTGCACATATTGTTAATACCCTATCTGAAATGGGAGCACTAGATTATACAATAGTTGTAGCGGCTACAGCTTCTCATTCGGCACCATTGCAGTATTTGGCACCCTATGCTGGATGTAGTATGGGAGAATACTTTATGCATAATGGTAAGAATGTGTTAATAGTATATGATGATTTATCTAAACATGCGGTGGCATATAGAGCTATGTCTCTATTACTTCGTAGACCGCCAGGTAGGGAAGCTTATCCAGGAGATATATTTTATATTCATTCAAGACTACTCGAAAGAGCAGCAAAGCTTTCAGAAAAATTAGGTGGGGGTTCATTAACTGCCCTTCCTATAATAGAGACTCTTGCAGGCGATGTTACGTCATATATACCAACTAACGTTATTTCCATAACGGATGGGCAAATATTTCTTGAAGCTGAATTGTTTCATTCAGGGCAAAGACCGGCAGTTAATGCTGGAATATCTGTATCAAGAGTTGGTGGAAATGCTCAAATAAAAGCCATGAAGCAAGTTACTGGAACTTTAAGGTTAGAACTTGCTCAGTATAGGGAGCTTGCAGCTTTTGCTCAATTTGGTACGGATCTTGATAAAGATGCAAAAATGAGACTAGAAAAAGGGAAAAGATTAATTGAAATATTAAAGCAAGATCAATATATGCCAGTGTCAGTAGAGAAACAAGTTATGATCTTCTTTGCTGGGACAAATAACCATCTTATGGATATTCCGGTACATCAAGTAACGAGATTCGAGAGTGAGTTTTTGGAGTATATGGACACACATCATAGAGAAGTAGGTAAAGCAATAATGGATAATAAGGTACTAGATGATAAAATAAAACAACAACTTATTGAAGCTATAGATGAATTTAAAAAAATGTTCTTAGTTGAAAAATATTAA
- a CDS encoding M23 family metallopeptidase: MNKNENNKTLNFFKKEGFYVILFVCLCIVASVASITANNNKKLSSKQEALQKQQANAGDVIKAQQKEYEGALQVKEEKKAKAEALKAVPDIKKVTTGKAASAVSKSVNAKFENPVANGLLARAYSKDIDSVVWKTDGSYRTNLGIDIQAKIGEPVVAVMDGIVKEVGTDVNGQKGKMVKIDHQNGFITNSTNLDEKILVKKGDKVTKKQQIGTVGNTSLNSFKEEYGSHLHFEVLQSNKNVDPAKYVKYEKYQPAETKK, translated from the coding sequence ATGAATAAGAATGAAAACAATAAGACATTAAATTTTTTTAAGAAGGAAGGATTCTATGTAATTTTATTTGTTTGTTTATGTATAGTAGCTTCAGTGGCGTCTATAACAGCAAATAATAATAAGAAGCTTTCAAGCAAGCAAGAAGCATTACAAAAACAACAAGCAAATGCAGGAGATGTTATAAAAGCGCAACAAAAAGAATATGAGGGTGCTCTTCAAGTAAAAGAAGAAAAGAAAGCTAAGGCTGAAGCGCTTAAAGCGGTACCAGATATCAAAAAGGTTACAACAGGAAAAGCGGCATCAGCAGTATCTAAATCAGTTAATGCTAAATTTGAAAATCCCGTAGCAAATGGATTACTAGCAAGGGCATATTCAAAAGATATTGATTCAGTAGTGTGGAAGACTGATGGAAGCTATAGGACAAATTTAGGTATTGACATTCAAGCAAAAATAGGGGAGCCAGTTGTAGCGGTTATGGATGGAATAGTTAAAGAAGTTGGTACTGACGTTAATGGCCAAAAAGGTAAGATGGTTAAGATTGATCATCAAAATGGATTTATTACTAACAGTACTAATCTAGATGAAAAAATATTAGTAAAAAAAGGCGATAAAGTAACTAAAAAACAGCAAATTGGTACAGTGGGAAACACTAGTTTAAATTCATTTAAGGAAGAATATGGATCTCACTTACACTTTGAAGTTCTGCAGAGTAATAAGAATGTTGATCCTGCTAAATATGTAAAATATGAGAAATATCAACCTGCAGAAACTAAGAAATAA